A genomic window from Salvia hispanica cultivar TCC Black 2014 chromosome 5, UniMelb_Shisp_WGS_1.0, whole genome shotgun sequence includes:
- the LOC125188667 gene encoding uncharacterized protein LOC125188667 isoform X1, which yields MNERMLQRQIMFKQLQEMQRRQQLQELTNARNQNYVNQLSSLKQSSSGQFSPTVNETPMPDPSGMFMTGNMMQHSGSNGLVLGQSPAGLSQPQLDLSLYGNHTPNAEKNLNQYAHLQGPSNLSTNSSPLGMVSMQPSGFSNSFMSQHFNLPADQINMTDVSVHHSNQEKDLFGQAPTEGLHSAGLSGSYSEQGTRMQGHASALEFDGRHEDPGWGGLPAGTTSNFGMSAVDDSLDPLEQKILYNTDDDSWGSFRRSSKVSTGGFAGTMENMSDLDGSPSIQSGTWSALMQSALEEASGNDPRVQEEWSGLSSQNPESNDSKRLQNNWVNRNSPNAVSPRSKPQQMAQNFNMNSSFANFQQLGYEYQKQKGEYYSESSHATTQNSPRSTSMLADYNSQQKLPSGRTPVIQTSLPLPNMWPGQHKENPNNDAREASLLSCTSGNQPQHDFSGQDFKGAFWLQGSTSHHVPGGIQKKHDQVNQVNTHGYSVHPDIMTSGVNMEAASSVLNVHLERPGENMTALRPSDPQTSQTHSVLPSLSMLSLQAASSATTLSSHIVNDHVENQHPPSPVPSRINAEVPLSGNVVVAQPSLTSDRLQHVGFQMGQHTQWQGMALQQDTSSLGSYIVSSSLFGSPDSASNTTRTSSAATNEQHYQNYSQQIYNAKQYSGNLAGLDQRLEKGSSIHEGSTDINSSTSLSSNIQKQENLRDHGLDAGSIGSGSMMTDDGKSFPPKHDSVNIQHPDANLEELFLSGQDSGNKGVAKTDLSGVSFLDTYSSGDSKGWKPAQGGQDYKSDKTLLTSYQPNFQQSMLSQNDIPPYSVGSNRPSNAVHPSRISLPMVQSWFKQSETLKNGQRLPIYDSRAAIQATQLSSEITHGTLQDNSLNMQLNLANASQGNGLLSPTSRNPVLHKQLNPPSMLPSDASHQNLAVTLQKKRKLVAFNMVPWHKEIDNDQLWPQDISTAELSWAQAANRREEEVISEAEIVEESHPMIQAKRRLVCCTQLMQQVFRPAPSVIICMDSSSNCDYLAYYAARLTLGDACSLTGQFPPDSMDESDSHDKPQTSGKIGAFKFSKVVEDIVCRIKKLEGDLMRLEKSLSIVDIKVEAQELEKFSTINRFAKFHIRAQPSSVGSETSSSTSTLHKAHPQRYVAGHPMPNKLPESVDCLCL from the exons ATGAATGAAAGGATGTTGCAGCGTCAGATCATGTTTAAGCAGTTGCAGGAAATGCAGCGAAGACAACAACTCCAGGAGTTGACCAATGCTAGAAACCAGAACTATGTAAATCAACTATCATCACTGAAACAGTCATCAAGTGGTCAATTTTCTCCTACTGTCAATGAAACACCAATGCCGGATCCGTCAGGAATGTTTATGACGGGTAACATGATGCAACACAGTGGATCCAATGGATTAGTACTTGGACAAAGTCCTGCTGGCCTGTCTCAGCCTCAGTTGGACCTATCTTTATATGGGAATCATACTCCGAACGCCGAAAAGAATTTGAATCAGTATGCCCACCTTCAGGGCCCGTCTAATCTTTCGACCAATAGTAGTCCTTTAGGAATGGTCTCCATGCAGCCTTCAGGCTTCAGCAACTCATTCATGAGTCAACATTTCAATTTGCCTGCTGATCAAATCAACATGACAGATGTGTCCGTTCATCATTCTAATCAAGAGAAGGACTTGTTTGGTCAAGCTCCCACTGAAGGTTTACATAGTGCAGGTTTATCTGGAAGCTACTCCGAGCAAGGAACTAGAATGCAGGGACATGCATCAGCTCTAGAATTTGATGGGAGGCATGAAGATCCAGGTTGGGGTGGGCTTCCTGCTGGAACAACATCAAACTTTGGCATGTCAGCGGTGGATGATTCTCTAGACCCATTGGAACAGAAAATCTTGTATAACACAGATGATGACAGCTGGGGATCGTTCAGAAGAAGCAGCAAAGTGAGCACAGGAGGCTTTGCAGGTACGATGGAAAACATGTCTGACTTGGATGGATCGCCTTCTATACAAAGTGGTACCTGGAGCGCTCTAATGCAGTCTGCTCTCGAAGAAGCTTCTGGAAATGATCCTCGGGTACAAGAAGAATGGAGTGGATTGAGCTCCCAGAATCCTGAATCCAATGATAGCAAAAGGCTGCAAAATAATTGGGTTAACAGAAACTCCCCAAATGCTGTCTCTCCAAGGTCAAAGCCACAGCAAATGGCCCAGAATTTCAATATGAACTCCAGCTTTGCTAATTTTCAGCAATTGGGTTACGAGTATCAGAAACAGAAAGGAGAATATTATTCTGAGTCTTCTCATGCCACTACTCAGAACTCTCCGAGAAGTACGAGCATGTTAGCTGACTATAACTCTCAACAGAAGCTTCCCAGTGGAAGGACCCCTGTTATTCAAACATCTTTGCCATTGCCAAACATGTGGCCTGGTCAACATAAGGAGAACCCAAACAATGATGCACGCGAGGCTAGCCTATTGTCATGCACTAGTGGCAACCAGCCACAACATGATTTTTCAG GTCAAGACTTCAAAGGTGCTTTTTGGCTTCAAGGGAGTACATCGCATCATGTGCCTGGTGGCATCCAAAAGAAACACGATCAG GTGAACCAGGTAAACACTCATGGGTACTCAGTTCATCCAGATATTATGACCTCTGGAGTTAATATGGAAGCCGCATCATCAGTGTTAAATGTTCATTTAGAACGTCCTGGTGAAAACATGACTGCTCTGAg GCCTTCGGATCCTCAAACTTCTCAGACACACTCAGTTCTCCCATCCTTATCCATG CTCTCTTTGCAGGCAGCCTCTAGTGCAACGACTCTATCAAGTCATATTGTGAATGATCATGTTGAAAACCAGCATCCACCTTCACCTGTTCCTAGTCGCATAAATGCTGAAGTCCCACTTTCTGGGAACGTGGTTGTTGCACAACCCTCTTTGACATCAGATAGGCTGCAGCATGTGGGGTTTCAGATGGGGCAACATACTCAATGGCAGGGTATGGCCTTGCAGCAAGATACATCTTCCCTGGGATCTTACATAGTTTCCTCTAGTTTGTTTGGCTCCCCTGATTCAGCATCTAACACTACAAGGACTAGCTCAGCAGCTACAAATGAGCAGCACTACCAGAATTATTCTCAACAAATATACAATGCAAAACAATATTCAGGGAATTTAGCTGGGCTTGATCAGAGATTAGAGAAAGGAAGTTCTATTCATGAAGGGTCAACTGATATAAATAGCTCTACATCCCTCAGCAGTAATATTcaaaagcaagaaaatcttagaGATCATGGCTTGGATGCAGGTTCTATTGGCTCTGGTTCTATGATGACTGATGATGGTAAGAGCTTTCCTCCTAAACATGACAGTGTGAATATTCAGCATCCAGATGCCAATCTCGAGGAGCTGTTCTTGAGTGGACAGGATTCTGGAAACAAAGGTGTAGCAAAAACTGACCTGAGTGGAGTATCATTCCTTGACACATATTCATCTGGGGATAGTAAAGGGTGGAAACCTGCTCAAGGGGGCCAAGATTATAAGTCTGACAAAACTTTGTTGACATCGTACCAACCGAATTTCCAGCAGAGTATGCTTTCTCAAAATGATATACCGCCATATTCAGTTGGCAGTAACAGACCTTCTAATGCAGTACATCCATCACGAATCAGTTTGCCGATGGTCCAATCCTGGTTTAAACAGTCTGAGACCTTGAAGAATGGACAGAGGTTGCCGATATATGATTCACGAGCTGCAATTCAGGCCACACAACTATCCTCTGAAATTACTCATGGAACCTTGCAGGATAACAGTTTGAATATGCAATTAAATTTGGCTAATGCTAGTCAAGGAAATGGGTTACTTTCACCTACATCTAGGAACCCTGTACTGCATAAACAATTAAACCCCCCTTCTATGTTGCCTTCAGATGCCAGTCACCAAAACTTAGCTGTTACATTGCAGAAGAAACGGAAACTTGTTGCATTTAATATGGTACCCTGGCACAAGGAAATAGATAATGACCAGTTGTGGCCCCAAGATATCAG CACCGCTGAGTTATCATGGGCACAAGCTGCAAACAGAAGAGAAGAAGAG GTGATTTCTGAGGCTGAAATTGTAGAAGAGTCGCACCCAATGATTCAAGCAAAAAGACGGTTGGTTTGTTGTACGCAACTTATGCAACAAGTCTTTCGACCTGCACCATCAGTTATTATTTGTATGGATTCCAGTTCAAATTGTGATTATCTAGCATATTATGCGGCTAGATTAACATTAGGAGATGCATGTAGCTTGACTGGCCAATTCCCTCCTGACTCCATGGATGA GTCGGATTCACATGACAAACCACAAACTTCAGGGAAAATCGGTGCTTTCAAGTTCTCAAAAGTTGTAGAAGATATTGTTTGTCGAATAAAGAAGCTTGAAGGTGATTTAATGAG ACTGGAAAAAAGCCTATCAATTGTAGACATCAAAGTGGAAGCCCAGGAATTGGAGAAATTCTCTACCATCAACCGCTTTGCGAAGTTCCACATCAGGGCACAGCCGAGTTCAGTAGGTTCGGAAACCTCCTCCAGCACATCAACTTTGCACAAAGCTCACCCTCAAAGATACGTAGCAGGGCATCCAATGCCTAATAAATTACCAGAAAGTGTTGATTGTCTTTGTTTGTAA
- the LOC125188667 gene encoding uncharacterized protein LOC125188667 isoform X3 encodes MNERMLQRQIMFKQLQEMQRRQQLQELTNARNQNYVNQLSSLKQSSSGQFSPTVNETPMPDPSGMFMTGNMMQHSGSNGLVLGQSPAGLSQPQLDLSLYGNHTPNAEKNLNQYAHLQGPSNLSTNSSPLGMVSMQPSGFSNSFMSQHFNLPADQINMTDVSVHHSNQEKDLFGQAPTEGLHSAGLSGSYSEQGTRMQGHASALEFDGRHEDPGWGGLPAGTTSNFGMSAVDDSLDPLEQKILYNTDDDSWGSFRRSSKVSTGGFAGTMENMSDLDGSPSIQSGTWSALMQSALEEASGNDPRVQEEWSGLSSQNPESNDSKRLQNNWVNRNSPNAVSPRSKPQQMAQNFNMNSSFANFQQLGYEYQKQKGEYYSESSHATTQNSPRSTSMLADYNSQQKLPSGRTPVIQTSLPLPNMWPGQHKENPNNDAREASLLSCTSGNQPQHDFSGQDFKGAFWLQGSTSHHVPGGIQKKHDQVNQVNTHGYSVHPDIMTSGVNMEAASSVLNVHLERPGENMTALRPSDPQTSQTHSVLPSLSMLSLQAASSATTLSSHIVNDHVENQHPPSPVPSRINAEVPLSGNVVVAQPSLTSDRLQHVGFQMGQHTQWQGMALQQDTSSLGSYIVSSSLFGSPDSASNTTRTSSAATNEQHYQNYSQQIYNAKQYSGNLAGLDQRLEKGSSIHEGSTDINSSTSLSSNIQKQENLRDHGLDAGSIGSGSMMTDDGKSFPPKHDSVNIQHPDANLEELFLSGQDSGNKGVAKTDLSGVSFLDTYSSGDSKGWKPAQGGQDYKSDKTLLTSYQPNFQQIHPSRISLPMVQSWFKQSETLKNGQRLPIYDSRAAIQATQLSSEITHGTLQDNSLNMQLNLANASQGNGLLSPTSRNPVLHKQLNPPSMLPSDASHQNLAVTLQKKRKLVAFNMVPWHKEIDNDQLWPQDISTAELSWAQAANRREEEVISEAEIVEESHPMIQAKRRLVCCTQLMQQVFRPAPSVIICMDSSSNCDYLAYYAARLTLGDACSLTGQFPPDSMDESDSHDKPQTSGKIGAFKFSKVVEDIVCRIKKLEGDLMRLEKSLSIVDIKVEAQELEKFSTINRFAKFHIRAQPSSVGSETSSSTSTLHKAHPQRYVAGHPMPNKLPESVDCLCL; translated from the exons ATGAATGAAAGGATGTTGCAGCGTCAGATCATGTTTAAGCAGTTGCAGGAAATGCAGCGAAGACAACAACTCCAGGAGTTGACCAATGCTAGAAACCAGAACTATGTAAATCAACTATCATCACTGAAACAGTCATCAAGTGGTCAATTTTCTCCTACTGTCAATGAAACACCAATGCCGGATCCGTCAGGAATGTTTATGACGGGTAACATGATGCAACACAGTGGATCCAATGGATTAGTACTTGGACAAAGTCCTGCTGGCCTGTCTCAGCCTCAGTTGGACCTATCTTTATATGGGAATCATACTCCGAACGCCGAAAAGAATTTGAATCAGTATGCCCACCTTCAGGGCCCGTCTAATCTTTCGACCAATAGTAGTCCTTTAGGAATGGTCTCCATGCAGCCTTCAGGCTTCAGCAACTCATTCATGAGTCAACATTTCAATTTGCCTGCTGATCAAATCAACATGACAGATGTGTCCGTTCATCATTCTAATCAAGAGAAGGACTTGTTTGGTCAAGCTCCCACTGAAGGTTTACATAGTGCAGGTTTATCTGGAAGCTACTCCGAGCAAGGAACTAGAATGCAGGGACATGCATCAGCTCTAGAATTTGATGGGAGGCATGAAGATCCAGGTTGGGGTGGGCTTCCTGCTGGAACAACATCAAACTTTGGCATGTCAGCGGTGGATGATTCTCTAGACCCATTGGAACAGAAAATCTTGTATAACACAGATGATGACAGCTGGGGATCGTTCAGAAGAAGCAGCAAAGTGAGCACAGGAGGCTTTGCAGGTACGATGGAAAACATGTCTGACTTGGATGGATCGCCTTCTATACAAAGTGGTACCTGGAGCGCTCTAATGCAGTCTGCTCTCGAAGAAGCTTCTGGAAATGATCCTCGGGTACAAGAAGAATGGAGTGGATTGAGCTCCCAGAATCCTGAATCCAATGATAGCAAAAGGCTGCAAAATAATTGGGTTAACAGAAACTCCCCAAATGCTGTCTCTCCAAGGTCAAAGCCACAGCAAATGGCCCAGAATTTCAATATGAACTCCAGCTTTGCTAATTTTCAGCAATTGGGTTACGAGTATCAGAAACAGAAAGGAGAATATTATTCTGAGTCTTCTCATGCCACTACTCAGAACTCTCCGAGAAGTACGAGCATGTTAGCTGACTATAACTCTCAACAGAAGCTTCCCAGTGGAAGGACCCCTGTTATTCAAACATCTTTGCCATTGCCAAACATGTGGCCTGGTCAACATAAGGAGAACCCAAACAATGATGCACGCGAGGCTAGCCTATTGTCATGCACTAGTGGCAACCAGCCACAACATGATTTTTCAG GTCAAGACTTCAAAGGTGCTTTTTGGCTTCAAGGGAGTACATCGCATCATGTGCCTGGTGGCATCCAAAAGAAACACGATCAG GTGAACCAGGTAAACACTCATGGGTACTCAGTTCATCCAGATATTATGACCTCTGGAGTTAATATGGAAGCCGCATCATCAGTGTTAAATGTTCATTTAGAACGTCCTGGTGAAAACATGACTGCTCTGAg GCCTTCGGATCCTCAAACTTCTCAGACACACTCAGTTCTCCCATCCTTATCCATG CTCTCTTTGCAGGCAGCCTCTAGTGCAACGACTCTATCAAGTCATATTGTGAATGATCATGTTGAAAACCAGCATCCACCTTCACCTGTTCCTAGTCGCATAAATGCTGAAGTCCCACTTTCTGGGAACGTGGTTGTTGCACAACCCTCTTTGACATCAGATAGGCTGCAGCATGTGGGGTTTCAGATGGGGCAACATACTCAATGGCAGGGTATGGCCTTGCAGCAAGATACATCTTCCCTGGGATCTTACATAGTTTCCTCTAGTTTGTTTGGCTCCCCTGATTCAGCATCTAACACTACAAGGACTAGCTCAGCAGCTACAAATGAGCAGCACTACCAGAATTATTCTCAACAAATATACAATGCAAAACAATATTCAGGGAATTTAGCTGGGCTTGATCAGAGATTAGAGAAAGGAAGTTCTATTCATGAAGGGTCAACTGATATAAATAGCTCTACATCCCTCAGCAGTAATATTcaaaagcaagaaaatcttagaGATCATGGCTTGGATGCAGGTTCTATTGGCTCTGGTTCTATGATGACTGATGATGGTAAGAGCTTTCCTCCTAAACATGACAGTGTGAATATTCAGCATCCAGATGCCAATCTCGAGGAGCTGTTCTTGAGTGGACAGGATTCTGGAAACAAAGGTGTAGCAAAAACTGACCTGAGTGGAGTATCATTCCTTGACACATATTCATCTGGGGATAGTAAAGGGTGGAAACCTGCTCAAGGGGGCCAAGATTATAAGTCTGACAAAACTTTGTTGACATCGTACCAACCGAATTTCCAGCAGA TACATCCATCACGAATCAGTTTGCCGATGGTCCAATCCTGGTTTAAACAGTCTGAGACCTTGAAGAATGGACAGAGGTTGCCGATATATGATTCACGAGCTGCAATTCAGGCCACACAACTATCCTCTGAAATTACTCATGGAACCTTGCAGGATAACAGTTTGAATATGCAATTAAATTTGGCTAATGCTAGTCAAGGAAATGGGTTACTTTCACCTACATCTAGGAACCCTGTACTGCATAAACAATTAAACCCCCCTTCTATGTTGCCTTCAGATGCCAGTCACCAAAACTTAGCTGTTACATTGCAGAAGAAACGGAAACTTGTTGCATTTAATATGGTACCCTGGCACAAGGAAATAGATAATGACCAGTTGTGGCCCCAAGATATCAG CACCGCTGAGTTATCATGGGCACAAGCTGCAAACAGAAGAGAAGAAGAG GTGATTTCTGAGGCTGAAATTGTAGAAGAGTCGCACCCAATGATTCAAGCAAAAAGACGGTTGGTTTGTTGTACGCAACTTATGCAACAAGTCTTTCGACCTGCACCATCAGTTATTATTTGTATGGATTCCAGTTCAAATTGTGATTATCTAGCATATTATGCGGCTAGATTAACATTAGGAGATGCATGTAGCTTGACTGGCCAATTCCCTCCTGACTCCATGGATGA GTCGGATTCACATGACAAACCACAAACTTCAGGGAAAATCGGTGCTTTCAAGTTCTCAAAAGTTGTAGAAGATATTGTTTGTCGAATAAAGAAGCTTGAAGGTGATTTAATGAG ACTGGAAAAAAGCCTATCAATTGTAGACATCAAAGTGGAAGCCCAGGAATTGGAGAAATTCTCTACCATCAACCGCTTTGCGAAGTTCCACATCAGGGCACAGCCGAGTTCAGTAGGTTCGGAAACCTCCTCCAGCACATCAACTTTGCACAAAGCTCACCCTCAAAGATACGTAGCAGGGCATCCAATGCCTAATAAATTACCAGAAAGTGTTGATTGTCTTTGTTTGTAA
- the LOC125188667 gene encoding uncharacterized protein LOC125188667 isoform X2 — MNERMLQRQIMFKQLQEMQRRQQLQELTNARNQNYVNQLSSLKQSSSGQFSPTVNETPMPDPSGMFMTGNMMQHSGSNGLVLGQSPAGLSQPQLDLSLYGNHTPNAEKNLNQYAHLQGPSNLSTNSSPLGMVSMQPSGFSNSFMSQHFNLPADQINMTDVSVHHSNQEKDLFGQAPTEGLHSAGLSGSYSEQGTRMQGHASALEFDGRHEDPGWGGLPAGTTSNFGMSAVDDSLDPLEQKILYNTDDDSWGSFRRSSKVSTGGFAGTMENMSDLDGSPSIQSGTWSALMQSALEEASGNDPRVQEEWSGLSSQNPESNDSKRLQNNWVNRNSPNAVSPRSKPQQMAQNFNMNSSFANFQQLGYEYQKQKGEYYSESSHATTQNSPRSTSMLADYNSQQKLPSGRTPVIQTSLPLPNMWPGQHKENPNNDAREASLLSCTSGNQPQHDFSGQDFKGAFWLQGSTSHHVPGGIQKKHDQVNQVNTHGYSVHPDIMTSGVNMEAASSVLNVHLERPGENMTALRPSDPQTSQTHSVLPSLSMAASSATTLSSHIVNDHVENQHPPSPVPSRINAEVPLSGNVVVAQPSLTSDRLQHVGFQMGQHTQWQGMALQQDTSSLGSYIVSSSLFGSPDSASNTTRTSSAATNEQHYQNYSQQIYNAKQYSGNLAGLDQRLEKGSSIHEGSTDINSSTSLSSNIQKQENLRDHGLDAGSIGSGSMMTDDGKSFPPKHDSVNIQHPDANLEELFLSGQDSGNKGVAKTDLSGVSFLDTYSSGDSKGWKPAQGGQDYKSDKTLLTSYQPNFQQSMLSQNDIPPYSVGSNRPSNAVHPSRISLPMVQSWFKQSETLKNGQRLPIYDSRAAIQATQLSSEITHGTLQDNSLNMQLNLANASQGNGLLSPTSRNPVLHKQLNPPSMLPSDASHQNLAVTLQKKRKLVAFNMVPWHKEIDNDQLWPQDISTAELSWAQAANRREEEVISEAEIVEESHPMIQAKRRLVCCTQLMQQVFRPAPSVIICMDSSSNCDYLAYYAARLTLGDACSLTGQFPPDSMDESDSHDKPQTSGKIGAFKFSKVVEDIVCRIKKLEGDLMRLEKSLSIVDIKVEAQELEKFSTINRFAKFHIRAQPSSVGSETSSSTSTLHKAHPQRYVAGHPMPNKLPESVDCLCL, encoded by the exons ATGAATGAAAGGATGTTGCAGCGTCAGATCATGTTTAAGCAGTTGCAGGAAATGCAGCGAAGACAACAACTCCAGGAGTTGACCAATGCTAGAAACCAGAACTATGTAAATCAACTATCATCACTGAAACAGTCATCAAGTGGTCAATTTTCTCCTACTGTCAATGAAACACCAATGCCGGATCCGTCAGGAATGTTTATGACGGGTAACATGATGCAACACAGTGGATCCAATGGATTAGTACTTGGACAAAGTCCTGCTGGCCTGTCTCAGCCTCAGTTGGACCTATCTTTATATGGGAATCATACTCCGAACGCCGAAAAGAATTTGAATCAGTATGCCCACCTTCAGGGCCCGTCTAATCTTTCGACCAATAGTAGTCCTTTAGGAATGGTCTCCATGCAGCCTTCAGGCTTCAGCAACTCATTCATGAGTCAACATTTCAATTTGCCTGCTGATCAAATCAACATGACAGATGTGTCCGTTCATCATTCTAATCAAGAGAAGGACTTGTTTGGTCAAGCTCCCACTGAAGGTTTACATAGTGCAGGTTTATCTGGAAGCTACTCCGAGCAAGGAACTAGAATGCAGGGACATGCATCAGCTCTAGAATTTGATGGGAGGCATGAAGATCCAGGTTGGGGTGGGCTTCCTGCTGGAACAACATCAAACTTTGGCATGTCAGCGGTGGATGATTCTCTAGACCCATTGGAACAGAAAATCTTGTATAACACAGATGATGACAGCTGGGGATCGTTCAGAAGAAGCAGCAAAGTGAGCACAGGAGGCTTTGCAGGTACGATGGAAAACATGTCTGACTTGGATGGATCGCCTTCTATACAAAGTGGTACCTGGAGCGCTCTAATGCAGTCTGCTCTCGAAGAAGCTTCTGGAAATGATCCTCGGGTACAAGAAGAATGGAGTGGATTGAGCTCCCAGAATCCTGAATCCAATGATAGCAAAAGGCTGCAAAATAATTGGGTTAACAGAAACTCCCCAAATGCTGTCTCTCCAAGGTCAAAGCCACAGCAAATGGCCCAGAATTTCAATATGAACTCCAGCTTTGCTAATTTTCAGCAATTGGGTTACGAGTATCAGAAACAGAAAGGAGAATATTATTCTGAGTCTTCTCATGCCACTACTCAGAACTCTCCGAGAAGTACGAGCATGTTAGCTGACTATAACTCTCAACAGAAGCTTCCCAGTGGAAGGACCCCTGTTATTCAAACATCTTTGCCATTGCCAAACATGTGGCCTGGTCAACATAAGGAGAACCCAAACAATGATGCACGCGAGGCTAGCCTATTGTCATGCACTAGTGGCAACCAGCCACAACATGATTTTTCAG GTCAAGACTTCAAAGGTGCTTTTTGGCTTCAAGGGAGTACATCGCATCATGTGCCTGGTGGCATCCAAAAGAAACACGATCAG GTGAACCAGGTAAACACTCATGGGTACTCAGTTCATCCAGATATTATGACCTCTGGAGTTAATATGGAAGCCGCATCATCAGTGTTAAATGTTCATTTAGAACGTCCTGGTGAAAACATGACTGCTCTGAg GCCTTCGGATCCTCAAACTTCTCAGACACACTCAGTTCTCCCATCCTTATCCATG GCAGCCTCTAGTGCAACGACTCTATCAAGTCATATTGTGAATGATCATGTTGAAAACCAGCATCCACCTTCACCTGTTCCTAGTCGCATAAATGCTGAAGTCCCACTTTCTGGGAACGTGGTTGTTGCACAACCCTCTTTGACATCAGATAGGCTGCAGCATGTGGGGTTTCAGATGGGGCAACATACTCAATGGCAGGGTATGGCCTTGCAGCAAGATACATCTTCCCTGGGATCTTACATAGTTTCCTCTAGTTTGTTTGGCTCCCCTGATTCAGCATCTAACACTACAAGGACTAGCTCAGCAGCTACAAATGAGCAGCACTACCAGAATTATTCTCAACAAATATACAATGCAAAACAATATTCAGGGAATTTAGCTGGGCTTGATCAGAGATTAGAGAAAGGAAGTTCTATTCATGAAGGGTCAACTGATATAAATAGCTCTACATCCCTCAGCAGTAATATTcaaaagcaagaaaatcttagaGATCATGGCTTGGATGCAGGTTCTATTGGCTCTGGTTCTATGATGACTGATGATGGTAAGAGCTTTCCTCCTAAACATGACAGTGTGAATATTCAGCATCCAGATGCCAATCTCGAGGAGCTGTTCTTGAGTGGACAGGATTCTGGAAACAAAGGTGTAGCAAAAACTGACCTGAGTGGAGTATCATTCCTTGACACATATTCATCTGGGGATAGTAAAGGGTGGAAACCTGCTCAAGGGGGCCAAGATTATAAGTCTGACAAAACTTTGTTGACATCGTACCAACCGAATTTCCAGCAGAGTATGCTTTCTCAAAATGATATACCGCCATATTCAGTTGGCAGTAACAGACCTTCTAATGCAGTACATCCATCACGAATCAGTTTGCCGATGGTCCAATCCTGGTTTAAACAGTCTGAGACCTTGAAGAATGGACAGAGGTTGCCGATATATGATTCACGAGCTGCAATTCAGGCCACACAACTATCCTCTGAAATTACTCATGGAACCTTGCAGGATAACAGTTTGAATATGCAATTAAATTTGGCTAATGCTAGTCAAGGAAATGGGTTACTTTCACCTACATCTAGGAACCCTGTACTGCATAAACAATTAAACCCCCCTTCTATGTTGCCTTCAGATGCCAGTCACCAAAACTTAGCTGTTACATTGCAGAAGAAACGGAAACTTGTTGCATTTAATATGGTACCCTGGCACAAGGAAATAGATAATGACCAGTTGTGGCCCCAAGATATCAG CACCGCTGAGTTATCATGGGCACAAGCTGCAAACAGAAGAGAAGAAGAG GTGATTTCTGAGGCTGAAATTGTAGAAGAGTCGCACCCAATGATTCAAGCAAAAAGACGGTTGGTTTGTTGTACGCAACTTATGCAACAAGTCTTTCGACCTGCACCATCAGTTATTATTTGTATGGATTCCAGTTCAAATTGTGATTATCTAGCATATTATGCGGCTAGATTAACATTAGGAGATGCATGTAGCTTGACTGGCCAATTCCCTCCTGACTCCATGGATGA GTCGGATTCACATGACAAACCACAAACTTCAGGGAAAATCGGTGCTTTCAAGTTCTCAAAAGTTGTAGAAGATATTGTTTGTCGAATAAAGAAGCTTGAAGGTGATTTAATGAG ACTGGAAAAAAGCCTATCAATTGTAGACATCAAAGTGGAAGCCCAGGAATTGGAGAAATTCTCTACCATCAACCGCTTTGCGAAGTTCCACATCAGGGCACAGCCGAGTTCAGTAGGTTCGGAAACCTCCTCCAGCACATCAACTTTGCACAAAGCTCACCCTCAAAGATACGTAGCAGGGCATCCAATGCCTAATAAATTACCAGAAAGTGTTGATTGTCTTTGTTTGTAA